AATTAATAATAGCATCCTGCTTAATTAATGCCAATATGACtagcgtttttttttttttctactcactCCCAATTCATAATTTTTCTCAAATAAACCCCTTTCTTATTAGTTCTTTTTCTCCTTCCACTCATATGGTAAAAAGCTCGGTGTATGGCGGTGCTGCAATTAGCGAGCGGCACATCTCTGTTCTCTGCTGCCTAGGATTTCAGCTATGAGCTCGAGCCTTGTATTTGGTTGGATAGAATAGGTTGCTAGCTCTTTGGGCTATGTTTGTTAAACCTCTTTAGTTCTCTTGGCTGGCCTATGAGTCGGCCTTCTTTGTATTGCTATGGCTAGCCTTTATCTtccaaacaaaaaaaaagaaagaaaaattttttcttataataatattaagtgtttataaaaaaaaaatcaataaattagATTGGTCATTAAATTAAGTGTTATAATAATACATAagacaattttttttatataaaattataattaaaatttaaaatttaaaatcaactttagtactattaaattaaaatttattagttaaaaaataaaatatttaaactttgatattttatttcttataataatataatttttcatttcatcctAGATCTtcagattaattaattagtttattaaTTGTTAGCATCGATCAAACAAGGATCATCTTATTTCAAGAGCCCATTTGGCAAGGATTTGTGCAGTTGGGCTTCCGTGTAGAAGAGCCGAGGTGTCGTGTGAGGAAAGGCCTCAAGCAACTGAGAGCTTGCTTCTTTATTCAATGCCCATTTTGGCTACAAGCATGAGTCCATCACAGCACACCCGCGGTGCCAAATAGGCCCAAAGAAACATTTCTTTAAAATAAGGTCAAATGTACGGAATTTTatttttcagaaaataaattatttagttaagtaatttattttttaaaaaataaagaaaaaatattttttcctgtAACTTACCCTTAATCAAACAGGCCATATTACTCCGTTTGCCAAATTACCTCTTCATTCTCCATCACCCTCTATAGATTTTCTGAATCTTCCTGTAGATTTTCTGATCACTTTTTTAACATTCTTAGAGTTATGCTCATGGTTAACACAATCAATGATGTCACAATCCCTCTTCAATGAATAATGTAACAGAAAGAAACTACACAGGCTTAATGTAAGAGAAACCTGAGCAATGGTCTTTCCCCAAGCCTCTGCAATTTCACTTAGCACTACAGTGTCCATTGCAAAATTAGTGCCCCATCGACCCCCTTTTGCTCCCAGGGGAGAATAAGCTGTTACAACCATACCTTTGGCCTTGTGGAGTTCTCTGAGTTTCCTTTGTTGACTGACAGGGCTCATCTCCACCTGAATAATTCATCATCTCTGAGTTTTCAGTACTGCATAACACACACACATCAACAATTTGCATGCACAAAGGTTGCTGTGAAGAGATGAGAGGAACCTTCTGGGTTTTCTTGCTTCAATTTACACAACATGCCCTCATGCTCTTGCGCTTAAGTACAAAGCCAAAGGAGCAAGTGTACGATACAAGTTCACATCATTTATCAAGATAAAGCTCTGGAGttcaatttacaatttatttaataTGAGGTTAAATCTCCCCATCCCATAGCTCTTCAAGGGACTTGTATGGTCCATTAGCTGAAACTAGTTCTTCTTTAGGTTGTAATCTTTGTTGTGGGATTTGATTAATCTTGTCATGATCATCCTTCAATAGTGCCCAATCAAAGATGTTCATATTCTCCTTCAGTCTTTCTTTCCTATAGCTCTTGACTGCAAAACTTGTTCCTTGCTCATACGCCCATCGCAGACAAACCTGCCCACATGCATAATCAACACTAAAATTGTTTATAATTCATATAGATCACCAACATATATAATGCATTTTTTGTGTTCAAATGGGTGTTCTTTTAGCTTTTGTTTGACAGCCCCCAAAATAGATACCTGAGCAACAGTCTTGCCACGAgtctttgcaatctcatttagtACTTCATTGTCCATGACTAAACTGCTGCCCCAGCGAGTCCCCTTTGCTCCTAGAGGAGAGTAAGCAGTCACTACGATGTCATTAGCCTTGCAGAATTCTCTGAGCTTCTTCTGTTGCCAGAGAGGGCTCATCTCCACCTACAGAACTCACCATCCATTTCTGGGTTTTCAATACTGCATAACATAGCAAATTGACACATAATTTAAgagaaatgaaaatgaaaaaaaaaaaaagtacttgATTTACTGCAGGAGGGATAGTAGCGAAGGCAAGTAAGTGTTCAAGCTTCTTGCAAGAAAAGTTGCTGACTCCAATGGCCTTTGTGAGGCCAAGCTGTTGGCACTCTTCCATGGCTGCCCACACAGACTTGAAGTCCATTGGCAGAAGCTCGTCCTTAGGCACTGGGAACATCAATCTTCCAGGCTTGAAACTGATGGGCCAGTGGATCAAATAAAGGTCTAGATACTCCAGTTGAAGAGTCCTGTGCACAATTAGTTCTGTACATAATCTAGACTAGTTATCAGGACAAGAATAGGCAAATAAAAGCTGAAATTATGGGTTTATTTTGCTGTGAGCCAAAACCAATTCAATTTTAAATGGGTTGATTCCTCACAACTCGCAAGCCTATCAATGACTCAATCCATTTTTTAATCAGCAAATATCGATTAAGATCAaaaggttaccaaatctggtgaGTTATGCAGCAAAATTTATAGTGCTCAAGTTGCTTATGTGGTAATGTACAGTAATAGACAGAAAAAAAAATGGTAGGATCTCTTTCTTGCCTGAGGGAATTCTTTAGAGCAGGCATGACAAGATCGCTGTGAGCATCGCAGCACCAAAGCTTAGAAGTGATGAAGAGCTCGTCTCGAGAACCAATAAGGGCAAGTCTAAGCGCTTCAGCTATGGCTTCTCCCACAGCTTTTTCTGACCTGTACAGTGGAGAAGTGTCGAAGTGCCTGTAGCCAATCTTTATCGCCTCCAGGACCGCCGTCTTCATCGTGGCTTCATCGAAGGGGTCCGCCGCTGTCCCCATGCCTATTACCGGCATTTCCCGGTGGCCGTAGCAGGAAGCCAGTGTCATTTTCGGTGTTTCTGGTGCGTTGTCCATGTCTTGAAGAGAGAATCTTGCAAGATTGGTGTTGGCAGCCGCAGTCTACTGTCTACGCTTCCTTTCTTTTGGCAAGGATGAGACATTTTGCATGCAAGTCCTCCTTTTTGAAGTATTTGCATATATTCCTCTGGACATGCTGTGCATAGAATCATAAATTTACCATTAAAATCAACCAATCTCATAGCTCTCCaagtcttcttttttttttttttatttaaatataaatttgaaatttcacATTGTTGAGGACAACTCTAATATAATTAAGCCAAAAACTCATCAGCTCTAAACTCAAATTCGTGATTCACGTTATGTTGAGCTTAAACTCATTGGTTTTAAGCATTGATTGAAATTGTCATTATCCTCCTTCATTTTGCTCCATCAGGGGCATTAACTGATTTTATACTTGATACCCATGAAAAGACATTCCCATTCCCATGAATCACTGCTTTCTCTTTTAAGTACTTCATTCTCCATTGCCATACGAATCCCGTTGGTTAATTCATTCTCCATCAGGGGCATATGCAGGTTGCACAACCCAACTGCTCTCATCACCCAACTAaccaagagaaaagggaaagctGATTTGTTACTCGAGAAGATGGAAATAGAGGAGTCATTTTATAATCAACATAACACCAAATCAAAACATCCACGAAAAGCATATAGAATTACAACAGGATAAACAACATTACAAGCGTAGAATACAAATACATAACTATATCATTTTCTGGAGAAAAACTCCATGAATTGCATGACATAATGCACTTATTCACTTGTATTTATTTCATATGTTTAACATTAAAGCTCCCCATCCCACAGCCCTTCAATGGACTTAAATGGCCCATCAGGAGAGACAAAGTCCATATTCTCCATCAAATATCTCCATATTCTCTTTTAGCCTCTCCTTTTTATAGCTCTTTACCGCAAGAGTTGCCCCTTGCTCAATTATCCATCCCAGAGACACCTGCAATGCAAACTTAAAGATGATCACTGAGGGAAAATATATATCAAGAATTAATTAGTCATCCAATACTATCTATATCTAAGTACAAAagcacaaagaaaagaccaattgaaAATATGCAATTAATAGAACCTGTGCAACAGTCTTTCCATGCTCCTTGGCAATCTCTTTCAGCACTTCATTGTCCATAACCAGATTGCTGCCCCAGTTGGCACCTTTTGCTCCCAAAGGAGAGAAAGCAGTCACTATGACATTGTGGGTCTTGCAAAATTCTATAAGCTTCTTCTGTTGCCATACTGGGCTCATCTCCACCTAAATATAATATATACGTATATATACCATCTCCAAAGTATCATCTACTGCCAAAAAATCTATGACATCAACAGATTAAATGTGCATGATTAATCATAAAATGGCAGACTTACTTGATTTACTGAAGGAGGAATTTGTGGCAAAGGAAAATATAGTCTCAAGCTTCTTACAAGAGAAGTTGCTGACTCCAATGGACTTTGTGAGGCCAAGCCTCTGGCAATCTTCCATGGCTGCCCACACAGCCTTGTAGTCCATTGGTTGAAGCTCCTCTTTAGGTGTTGGATATTCATACCTTCCTGGCTTAGAACTGATGGGCCAGTGAATGAGATAGAGATCTAGCTACTCCAATTGAAGATTCCTGCACACAATAGCAATCAAGTACTCATAGCTGATTGAATTAAGGAAacgttttttcatttttttttatttaacttcaaATGAACTCGAACACAAAATCTCACTGGGTAAGTGTGGTATAAGGTCTTTTCAATTGTTCTACTACTACTACCTCCTCAAGTTATGGATGAGGCACTTAAAAATCAACAACTGATAAAGACAACCATAAAAGAAAACAGTGCTAGACGTCTCAACCAAAATATGTCCagaaagaataaaaaaatttgaattttttttttataaatttatattctaCATATGATTAATCCAACTGGGTACAACAAACTTTGTCCAAAAAAGTAGCAATTGATAATTGATTCTCTGTAAAGATGCCTACAGCTA
This sequence is a window from Hevea brasiliensis isolate MT/VB/25A 57/8 chromosome 10, ASM3005281v1, whole genome shotgun sequence. Protein-coding genes within it:
- the LOC131169595 gene encoding deoxymugineic acid synthase 1-like, with amino-acid sequence MSPVSQQRKLRELHKAKGMVVTAYSPLGAKGGRWGTNFAMDTVVLSEIAEAWGKTIAQVSLTLSLCSFFLLHYSLKRDCDIIDCVNHEHNSKNVKKVIRKSTGRFRKSIEGDGE
- the LOC110647757 gene encoding non-functional NADPH-dependent codeinone reductase 2 isoform X2 is translated as MDNAPETPKMTLASCYGHREMPVIGMGTAADPFDEATMKTAVLEAIKIGYRHFDTSPLYRSEKAVGEAIAEALRLALIGSRDELFITSKLWCCDAHSDLVMPALKNSLRTLQLEYLDLYLIHWPISFKPGRLMFPVPKDELLPMDFKSVWAAMEECQQLGLTKAIGVSNFSCKKLEHLLAFATIPPAVNQVEMSPLWQQKKLREFCKANDIVVTAYSPLGAKGTRWGSSLVMDNEVLNEIAKTRGKTVAQC
- the LOC110647757 gene encoding non-functional NADPH-dependent codeinone reductase 2 isoform X1 produces the protein MDNAPETPKMTLASCYGHREMPVIGMGTAADPFDEATMKTAVLEAIKIGYRHFDTSPLYRSEKAVGEAIAEALRLALIGSRDELFITSKLWCCDAHSDLVMPALKNSLRTLQLEYLDLYLIHWPISFKPGRLMFPVPKDELLPMDFKSVWAAMEECQQLGLTKAIGVSNFSCKKLEHLLAFATIPPAVNQVEMSPLWQQKKLREFCKANDIVVTAYSPLGAKGTRWGSSLVMDNEVLNEIAKTRGKTVAQVCLRWAYEQGTSFAVKSYRKERLKENMNIFDWALLKDDHDKINQIPQQRLQPKEELVSANGPYKSLEELWDGEI